A portion of the Corynebacterium ammoniagenes DSM 20306 genome contains these proteins:
- a CDS encoding hydantoinase/oxoprolinase family protein, whose product MNNSDNTKNPTGLQVAVDTGGTFTDIGLRRDDGTLSVWKVPSTPSAPDEAVMTGINGVLEQEEGDKGNAEDITRLVHGTTVATNTILTREGARVGLLTTKGFRDVLAIAHQARPLIYDDKAHRVDPLIGDEFITEIAERIDADGEIVKSLEDDELEEVAEQIRAQKLDAVVVSFLNAYANSEHEVRAAKRLEELDVAPIVSAATSITAEMREYDRTSTAAINAYVRPIVSGYMGRLENNIEKLGIPSPLWVMQSNGGLLNPKMASTHSARTVLSGLAGGVVGAANWARHLDLDKVVSFDIGGTSTDIALIREGEPDETTAGEIDSMPLRLPSVDVHTIGAGGGSIAWKDSGGSLRVGPHSAGAEPGPIAYQRGGTELTVTDAHVVLGRLGTNLLGGRFKLDYDSAYKRMQEFGEGLGLSAEECAEGIIKVIAATMARGVRKVSVERGIDVRSCHLMSFGGAGPLHGADLVHELGMQTAVIPPLPGIASAVGMLDAPIRHDFAEPVQADYSSGLEQLESSYDRLNKEAQEEMSTEDFDSERLVDARYVGQSYELTIPYLSDWDEQRTAFDEAHEERYGFQDPDAEMEIVVARIVATIGLPIPPQQEIAGGDDSSLSPKEHRPAYIDGEWTDTPIYDRDDLPAGTELQGPAILDQFDTTTYIRPDQTCRCDEFGFLHLSKIGK is encoded by the coding sequence GTGAACAATTCTGACAACACTAAGAATCCAACGGGGCTGCAGGTTGCCGTTGATACAGGCGGCACCTTCACCGACATCGGGCTGCGCCGTGATGATGGCACCTTATCGGTATGGAAAGTGCCCTCTACTCCATCTGCTCCTGATGAAGCAGTTATGACCGGTATCAACGGAGTATTAGAGCAAGAAGAAGGTGACAAAGGCAATGCCGAAGACATCACCCGGTTGGTACATGGCACCACGGTTGCGACCAATACCATTCTCACCCGCGAAGGAGCCCGCGTAGGGCTATTAACCACCAAGGGATTCCGCGATGTTTTGGCAATCGCCCACCAGGCGCGCCCGTTAATCTACGATGACAAAGCCCACCGCGTGGATCCACTTATCGGTGATGAATTCATCACCGAGATTGCCGAACGCATCGACGCCGACGGGGAGATTGTAAAGTCGCTCGAAGACGACGAACTCGAAGAAGTTGCGGAGCAGATTCGTGCACAAAAGCTTGATGCTGTGGTGGTCTCCTTCCTCAATGCTTATGCCAATAGCGAGCATGAGGTTCGTGCTGCCAAGCGCTTAGAAGAATTAGACGTTGCTCCGATTGTCTCCGCTGCCACCAGCATCACCGCGGAAATGCGTGAGTATGACCGCACTTCCACCGCCGCAATCAATGCTTATGTTCGCCCTATTGTCTCCGGGTATATGGGCCGTCTGGAAAATAACATTGAAAAGCTCGGCATCCCCTCACCTTTATGGGTCATGCAATCAAATGGTGGTTTGCTCAACCCCAAGATGGCTAGTACTCACAGTGCACGCACAGTTCTGTCCGGTCTTGCCGGTGGTGTCGTTGGCGCAGCCAACTGGGCACGCCACCTAGACCTGGATAAAGTAGTCAGCTTCGATATCGGCGGCACCAGCACCGATATTGCACTGATTCGCGAGGGTGAACCAGATGAAACTACTGCGGGTGAGATTGACTCCATGCCGCTTCGGCTTCCCAGCGTCGATGTTCACACCATCGGTGCCGGCGGTGGGTCCATTGCGTGGAAAGACTCTGGTGGCAGCCTGCGGGTGGGTCCACATAGTGCAGGGGCCGAGCCAGGCCCCATTGCTTATCAACGCGGCGGTACAGAACTTACCGTCACTGATGCACATGTCGTACTCGGTCGCCTGGGTACTAATTTGCTCGGCGGCAGGTTCAAGTTGGATTATGACTCCGCCTATAAACGCATGCAGGAATTCGGCGAGGGCCTCGGCTTAAGCGCGGAGGAATGCGCCGAGGGCATAATCAAGGTCATCGCTGCGACCATGGCACGCGGTGTGCGCAAGGTCAGTGTGGAACGCGGTATTGACGTTCGTTCCTGCCACCTGATGTCTTTCGGCGGCGCCGGACCACTTCATGGTGCGGATCTTGTCCACGAGCTGGGTATGCAGACCGCTGTCATTCCGCCTCTGCCCGGCATCGCTTCCGCCGTGGGCATGTTGGATGCACCTATTCGGCACGACTTTGCCGAACCAGTCCAAGCGGACTACTCCTCCGGTCTGGAGCAACTGGAATCCTCCTATGACCGTCTCAATAAAGAGGCGCAAGAGGAAATGAGCACGGAAGACTTCGACAGCGAGCGGCTTGTCGATGCCCGCTATGTCGGCCAAAGCTATGAGCTGACAATTCCCTATCTTTCCGACTGGGACGAACAACGCACAGCATTCGATGAAGCACACGAAGAACGCTACGGCTTCCAGGACCCGGATGCCGAGATGGAAATCGTGGTCGCCCGGATTGTCGCCACGATTGGCCTGCCCATTCCACCCCAGCAAGAAATCGCAGGTGGTGATGATTCTTCGCTCTCACCCAAAGAGCACCGGCCGGCCTACATCGATGGGGAGTGGACGGACACCCCGATTTATGACCGAGACGATCTTCCCGCAGGCACGGAGTTGCAGGGCCCGGCCATCCTCGATCAGTTCGACACCACGACCTATATCCGCCCGGACCAGACTTGTCGTTGCGACGAGTTTGGATTTTTGCACCTGTCCAAGATTGGAAAGTAA
- a CDS encoding hydantoinase B/oxoprolinase family protein → MSSASTDLNAIELEIARNRLTSISEEVGMALIRTSYSPNIKDRRDCSAGIYGPDGRLISQAEHIPLHLGLMPTMIANVIAEYGVENLNPGDVLMTNNPYVGGSHLPDMCVITPIFVDDEVVALIATMAHHVDIGGMTPGSMDAAATEIFQEGIRVPPIKLFSGGEIQRETLAFLLMNIRTADKTRGDLMAQVAANRLGERRVLELIEEWGTQEFTSSCDALVAYGERRTRAAISSLPNGTGTFTDYLEHNGVEQVDIPITATVTVSGEEITIDLTEAADQVKGAVNCSYAVAQACAAYVVKMLADPTLPSNAGLTAPIDVRTRPGSLVHAEFPAPVAHGNTQTSQRIVDTILGAFEEFTEHLVPAASSGSMSIVTIGGVDTRTGDYYSYVETYGGGQGAAFDMNGASATHTHMTNTRNTPCEVIEREYPLRVEAYEISRGTGGKGKTSGGDGILRHLTLTHGSATVVAGTSRVTTKPWGLQGGEPGSNAQIQKHTDEETTALPAMSKFDVEAGHGVSIQTAGGGGYGSPH, encoded by the coding sequence ATGTCTTCTGCATCTACTGATCTCAATGCCATTGAATTGGAGATTGCGCGCAACCGCCTCACGTCCATTTCGGAAGAAGTGGGTATGGCGCTGATTCGTACCTCCTACTCCCCTAATATCAAAGACCGCCGCGACTGTTCCGCCGGTATTTACGGTCCAGACGGCCGTTTAATCTCTCAAGCCGAGCATATTCCTTTGCACCTGGGACTCATGCCCACGATGATCGCGAATGTGATTGCTGAGTACGGCGTGGAGAACTTAAACCCCGGCGATGTCCTAATGACGAATAATCCTTATGTCGGAGGCTCCCACCTTCCAGATATGTGCGTGATTACCCCGATATTTGTTGACGACGAGGTGGTGGCCTTGATCGCCACGATGGCTCACCACGTCGATATCGGCGGAATGACGCCAGGTTCGATGGATGCCGCAGCGACAGAAATCTTCCAAGAAGGCATCCGCGTCCCGCCCATCAAGTTGTTCTCAGGCGGTGAGATCCAACGCGAAACCCTCGCATTTCTGCTGATGAATATTCGCACCGCGGATAAGACCCGCGGAGACCTCATGGCGCAGGTGGCAGCCAACCGTCTAGGAGAGCGCCGCGTTCTTGAACTGATTGAGGAATGGGGAACCCAAGAATTCACCAGCTCCTGTGACGCGCTCGTTGCATACGGTGAGCGTCGCACGCGCGCAGCGATAAGCAGTCTTCCCAATGGAACGGGCACATTCACGGACTACCTCGAGCACAACGGTGTCGAACAAGTAGATATCCCTATTACCGCCACTGTGACGGTAAGCGGTGAGGAAATCACCATCGACCTGACAGAAGCCGCCGATCAGGTTAAAGGTGCTGTGAACTGCTCCTATGCGGTGGCACAAGCGTGCGCAGCCTACGTCGTTAAGATGTTGGCAGATCCCACACTGCCGTCCAACGCTGGACTCACCGCCCCCATCGACGTGCGTACTCGCCCGGGCAGCCTGGTCCACGCGGAGTTCCCTGCGCCGGTAGCGCACGGCAATACTCAAACCTCACAGCGCATCGTCGATACGATCCTCGGTGCATTTGAGGAATTTACCGAACACCTCGTGCCAGCGGCATCGAGCGGCAGCATGAGCATCGTGACCATCGGTGGCGTCGACACGCGAACCGGCGACTACTACTCGTATGTAGAAACCTACGGCGGTGGCCAAGGCGCAGCGTTCGATATGAATGGCGCTTCAGCCACCCATACCCACATGACTAATACACGCAACACACCGTGTGAGGTCATCGAACGCGAATACCCACTGCGCGTCGAAGCCTATGAAATCTCTCGGGGTACCGGCGGCAAAGGAAAGACCTCCGGTGGCGACGGAATTTTGCGTCACCTCACGCTGACCCACGGCAGTGCAACCGTTGTTGCCGGAACCTCCCGCGTGACCACCAAACCGTGGGGCTTGCAGGGCGGTGAACCGGGAAGTAACGCGCAGATTCAAAAGCACACCGACGAGGAGACAACCGCATTGCCAGCCATGAGCAAATTCGATGTGGAGGCCGGCCACGGCGTATCCATCCAAACCGCAGGAGGTGGAGGCTATGGAAGCCCGCACTAA
- a CDS encoding tyramine oxidase subunit B, with protein MRKVQPLSDQTINFRYLSEPDMIDAGVTDMKRCVDVMEETLVLLRQGDFRMAGPTAMSHGAMIDFPKEPQFENMPADGPDRRFMAMPAYLGGRFGTTGVKWYGSNLTNREKDLPRSIHLFNLNDTDTGAPLAVMSGNLLSAYRTGAIPGVAVKHLAREDSRVLGIVGPGVIGRAVTEATLVLRPGINRIVVKGVDEADVQRYADYIQPRFPQIKTIEAADSIEEVARESDIMTVTVTTDASGSEAFPYINHDWLKPGALLLHPAAVRYNDEFFTSGDARMVVDSWRLYDAWADEYANQAYENLGIVGTHWHDLLTDGKLQADQIEEIADIATGTIPARQNDDEIILYSAGGMPVEDVAWATDIYRTAVEKNIGTPLNLWETPALS; from the coding sequence ATGAGAAAGGTACAACCCTTGTCCGATCAAACAATCAACTTCCGCTACCTCAGCGAACCCGACATGATTGACGCTGGTGTCACCGACATGAAACGCTGCGTCGACGTTATGGAAGAAACCCTCGTGCTCCTTCGCCAGGGAGACTTCCGCATGGCAGGACCAACCGCCATGTCTCATGGCGCGATGATCGACTTCCCCAAAGAACCACAATTTGAAAACATGCCCGCTGACGGCCCTGATCGCCGATTCATGGCCATGCCCGCCTACCTCGGCGGTCGCTTCGGCACTACCGGCGTGAAATGGTACGGCTCCAACCTCACCAACCGCGAGAAAGACTTGCCTCGCTCGATTCACCTGTTCAATCTCAACGACACCGACACGGGCGCTCCCCTCGCAGTTATGTCAGGTAACCTGCTGTCGGCCTATCGCACGGGCGCAATCCCCGGTGTTGCCGTCAAGCACCTGGCACGGGAAGACTCCCGGGTATTAGGAATCGTCGGACCAGGTGTCATCGGACGCGCGGTTACCGAAGCCACCTTAGTTCTGCGCCCGGGAATCAACCGCATCGTGGTCAAAGGCGTCGACGAGGCCGACGTTCAACGCTACGCGGACTACATCCAGCCACGTTTTCCGCAGATTAAAACCATTGAGGCAGCTGACTCCATCGAGGAAGTAGCCCGGGAATCGGACATCATGACCGTAACAGTCACTACGGATGCCTCCGGCTCAGAAGCTTTTCCTTATATCAACCACGACTGGCTCAAGCCCGGCGCGCTCCTGCTCCATCCGGCTGCAGTGCGCTACAACGATGAGTTCTTTACCTCCGGCGATGCCCGCATGGTCGTCGATTCCTGGCGCCTTTATGACGCATGGGCTGATGAATACGCCAATCAGGCCTATGAGAACCTCGGCATTGTTGGCACACACTGGCATGACCTTCTAACAGACGGCAAGCTCCAAGCCGACCAGATCGAAGAAATAGCCGATATCGCCACCGGTACCATTCCTGCCCGCCAGAATGACGACGAGATCATCTTGTACTCGGCCGGCGGCATGCCCGTCGAAGATGTTGCGTGGGCAACCGATATCTACCGCACCGCAGTGGAAAAGAATATTGGTACCCCGCTGAATTTGTGGGAGACTCCTGCGTTGTCGTAG